A part of Crassostrea angulata isolate pt1a10 unplaced genomic scaffold, ASM2561291v2 HiC_scaffold_99, whole genome shotgun sequence genomic DNA contains:
- the LOC128169125 gene encoding uncharacterized protein LOC128169125 isoform X2 translates to MQKYNFRPRRKMPTGTPENSSNPENGNLQAEIMATFQEKNEEIEALKLRVEAEKQRQEEKEEELNVMRQRLQALQQEHITQQQEIQEQQLQIQQHQHHEQQRQQRQTLQQQQQREFLPPPPPPPMPQHTLQTSVTAPAESHIRQLSNIKLEKFDGKTSAVQWWMKFMAFISLQKLSEQTAILHLPFFLIGAAETWFNSLDTIKKLTLNSIHEAFINRFKPPSNHVFDLLELQQGPTESVEEFIHRVTEKATDLKMDTNQTMGKIMRGLKPKIKADMVKVNPTNMEDLRTHAMLAEMAQSICSDDAVQSATGAAMCNALTSLEQRMSALETSNINVLQETRRFNSPAKQKPYFSNNQNQSQRGPQRHGYREADQQKNMGSRPRQSQQCFRCGESCDSFYNCRARNQKCIYCNRYNHIWKCCRTLEDDLKKGKIGQTDIQALTTQSTNNSA, encoded by the coding sequence ATGCAGAAATATAACTTCAGACCAAGAAGAAAGATGCCAACTGGAACTCCAGAAAATTCTTCAAACCCAGAAAATGGAAATTTGCAAGCGGAGATCATGGCAACTTTCCAGGAAAAGAATGAGGAAATTGAAGCCCTCAAATTAAGAGTGGAGGCGGAAAAACAACGCCAAGAAGAAAAGGAAGAGGAATTGAATGTAATGAGGCAGAGACTTCAAGCCCTACAACAGGAACATATCACACAGCAACAAGAGATCCAAGAACAACAACTTCAAATTCAACAGCACCAACATCATGAACAACAACGACAGCAAAGACAAACacttcaacaacaacaacagaggGAATTTCttccaccaccaccaccaccacccatGCCACAACATACCCTGCAAACATCAGTGACAGCCCCTGCAGAAAGCCACATAAGACAGCTATCAAACATCAAATTGGAGAAGTTTGATGGAAAAACATCTGCTGTGCAATGGTGGATGAAGTTCATGGCATTCATCAGTCTTCAAAAACTCTCAGAACAAACAGCCATTTTGCACTTGCCGTTCTTTCTAATCGGAGCAGCAGAGACGTGGTTTAATTCGTTGGACACAATAAAAAAGCTTACCCTGAATTCAATCCACGAAGCTTTCATCAATCGATTTAAACCTCCCTCAAACCACGTCTTTGATCTGTTAGAGCTACAGCAAGGACCAACAGAGAGTGTAGAGGAATTTATTCATAGAGTTACAGAAAAAGCTACCGACTTAAAAATGGACACCAACCAAACAATGGGCAAGATCATGAGAGGActaaaaccaaaaataaaagcGGATATGGTGAAGGTAAATCCAACCAATATGGAGGACTTACGAACCCATGCCATGTTAGCAGAGATGGCTCAGTCCATCTGCAGTGATGATGCGGTCCAGTCAGCAACCGGTGCAGCGATGTGCAATGCGCTAACTTCTCTGGAACAACGAATGAGTGCACTAGAGACATCAAACATTAATGTGCTTCAGGAGACCAGACGTTTCAACAGCCCGGCCAAGCAGAAGCCATACTTCAGTAACAACCAGAACCAGTCACAGAGGGGTCCCCAGCGCCATGGTTACAGGGAGGCTGACCAGCAGAAGAACATGGGTTCCAGACCTAGGCAGTCCCAACAGTGCTTCCGATGTGGTGAGTCTTGTGATTCATTTTACAATTGTAGAGCCagaaatcaaaaatgtatttattgtaaTAGATATAATCATATATGGAAATGCTGTAGAACACTAGAGGACGATTTAAAAAAAGGCAAAAttggacagacagacatacaggCACTGACAACACAATCAACAAATAATTCGGCATAG